In Helianthus annuus cultivar XRQ/B chromosome 8, HanXRQr2.0-SUNRISE, whole genome shotgun sequence, a single genomic region encodes these proteins:
- the LOC110872266 gene encoding glucan endo-1,3-beta-glucosidase 12 has product MAIVYLIPLLFLLHPLGPFLTVSAVGINYGTLGNNLPSPKTVAQLLQSTIVDKVKIYDTNPQILQAFSNSGIDIIVAVENNHVANISSTKSAAEDWFSARIAPFIPATSIVGIAVGNEYLATGDDSMDPNALIQAMQNLHEVLLSRGLDRKIKISTPHSMAVLATSFPPSASTFATTLMPTMTSILTFLADTGSPFMVNAYPYFAYRDNPTTVSLEYALLGNSSGVHDPKGYVYTNMLDAQIDAIRSAIASLGFGGRSIHIMVSESGWPSKGEPGETAASPDNAKTYNTRLITKAQSNKGTPMKPNDKIDIFLFALFNENKKEGGASERNFGLFNGDGSKVYDVDLSCEFCSGSKMEFGFGPGSKVVQRGPSVWCVAKPHADEKLVQGVLDFCCGPGGVDCREVYENGACFGPNKVHAHASYAMNAYYQMHGRNYWNCDFKGSGLVTFSDPSYGSCKYSQQ; this is encoded by the exons ATGGCCATTGTCTATCTCATTCCTCTCCTTTTCCTCCTCCACCCCCTCGGCCCATTTCTGACGGTCTCCGCCGTTGGTATAAACTACGGCACACTTGGAAACAACCTCCCTTCGCCGAAAACAGTAGCCCAACTCCTCCAATCCACAATCGTCGATAAAGTGAAAATCTACGATACCAACCCGCAAATCCTCCAAGCCTTCTCCAACTCGGGCATTGACATTATAGTCGCGGTCGAGAATAACCATGTCGCTAACATAAGCTCCACCAAGTCAGCCGCGGAGGACTGGTTCTCCGCCCGTATTGCCCCTTTCATACCCGCCACTTCCATCGTTGGCATTGCTGTCGGTAACGAGTACTTAGCAACCGGAGACGATAGCATGGACCCAAATGCCCTTATTCAAGCTATGCAAAACCTCCATGAGGTCTTGTTATCACGCGGACTTGACCGAAAAATCAAGATCAGCACCCCGCATAGCATGGCGGTTTTAGCCACCTCATTTCCGCCTTCCGCCTCCACCTTCGCCACCACCCTCATGCCAACAATGACTTCCATTCTAACCTTCTTAGCCGACACCGGTTCACCGTTTATGGTCAATGCCTACCCTTACTTCGCTTATCGAGACAACCCCACCACAGTTTCGCTTGAATACGCCTTACTTGGAAACTCAAGTGGGGTCCACGACCCCAAAGGGTACGTCTACACAAACATGTTAGACGCACAGATCGACGCGATCCGTTCAGCCATCGCGTCGTTAGGGTTTGGAGGCCGGTCGATTCATATCATGGTTTCTGAATCTGGCTGGCCCTCAAAAGGCGAGCCCGGTGAGACAGCAGCCTCACCGGACAACGCGAAAACCTACAACACTAGGTTAATCACCAAGGCACAATCAAATAAAGGGACCCCAATGAAACCTAATGACAAAATAGATATATTTCTATTTGCTTTATTTAATGAAAACAAGAAAGAAGGGGGTGCAAGTGAGAGAAACTTTGGTCTCTTTAATGGTGATGGTTCAAAGGTTTATGATGTGGATTTGAGTTGTGAGTTTTGTAGTGGATCAAAAATGGAGTTTGGGTTTGGACCAGGGTCAAAAGTGGTGCAAAGAGGTCCATCAGTTTGGTGTGTGGCTAAGCCACATGCAGATGAGAAGCTGGTTCAAGGTGTATTGGACTTTTGTTGTGGGCCTGGTGGTGTGGACTGTAGGGAGGTTTATGAAAATGGGGCCTGTTTTGGGCCCAATAAGGTTCATGCGCATGCCTCATATGCAATGAATGCATATTATCAAATGCATGGGAGAAATTATTGGAATTGTGATTTTAAAGGAAGTGGGCTTGTCACATTTAGTGACCCAA GTTATGGATCATGCAAATACTCCCAACAGTAG